From Calothrix sp. PCC 6303, a single genomic window includes:
- the hetF gene encoding cell division protein HetF, whose amino-acid sequence MTQEFHISVTPVGQNDYLVRTEQVAPGVPLAEELVTWPVAEWLAAAGHLMNDPLMSVFQGNDASLVDDSRLSEVNARNSFNLAALGQQLYNELFQGTLRDSWITAQGIAENHQQVLRLRLGMKDTRLARLPWEVMHTGDSPIAAGPYIVFSRYQSGMNGSSRLPSTNMPIPQEEGVIKVLMVVASPSDQVRLDLLTQEAIKLQAELSRHSLQNFEDPYLQQPEIQLTALQQPGREELTQALEQGRYHILHYSGHSNLGKNGGEIYLVNRRNGLTETLTGDDLAGLLVNNNIQMVVLNSCLGAYGATNDSDGETGERSLTESLVKRGIRSVLAMSERIPDDVALTLTQLFYRNLSQGYPLDLCVSRMRQGLITSYGAHQTYWALPILYLQSDFDGNLSPSIYLPPIELLDEFDASLQGGQPAYSPQLSLPMQGTESTPLLGDTSDLDWLGEGTWGDLMDDIVEYDDPHYEDASYAEDSAIVSDLFRQLDNQRPAESQNQEIAAEVFTETNREEESIPGIEVSEDLTSVNRQVEIWREQRAVRENSSQKQVSPGNQVTSQRAELATVGTYEDKEESSSVAKTVGKSIVSKSYKRYLLPVIGIIGVGAVSLIGLNWWQSQQSLLPDIQQFSASQPGITTTPNLKEDKTEIITAYAAEKLSQGEIEVGLKAVEELLNRNVLPSVEAALSVVPKEQADNPLVNFYKGRLAWQSVQIGDKKYSIDDARRYWETAIKVEPNSSTYLNAVGFAFYAEGNLDKANDSWFKALDIALKEQKRVAQPVANAAKPMPREAVTAYAGLALGLYKSAYEKQPPGSKRQQYIEESVKLRKIVVSDDPESFQINKLAQNWLWTEKALADWQELLKVSNQRR is encoded by the coding sequence CGCCTATCTGAGGTAAATGCCCGCAATTCATTCAACTTAGCAGCATTAGGTCAACAACTTTATAACGAACTTTTCCAAGGTACCCTCAGAGATAGTTGGATTACAGCACAAGGCATTGCTGAGAATCACCAGCAGGTATTACGTTTACGATTGGGTATGAAAGATACTCGATTGGCACGTTTGCCTTGGGAAGTGATGCACACAGGTGATTCTCCCATTGCAGCAGGACCTTATATTGTGTTTTCCCGTTATCAAAGCGGGATGAATGGGTCATCGCGTTTACCATCTACTAACATGCCTATTCCCCAAGAAGAAGGGGTAATTAAGGTTTTGATGGTGGTAGCCTCTCCTAGTGATCAAGTGCGTCTAGATTTACTTACACAAGAAGCAATTAAACTACAAGCAGAATTAAGCCGCCATTCACTGCAAAATTTTGAAGATCCCTATTTACAACAGCCAGAAATTCAGTTGACTGCATTGCAGCAACCTGGACGCGAGGAACTAACTCAAGCTTTAGAACAAGGACGTTATCACATCCTTCACTATTCTGGTCACAGTAACTTAGGTAAAAATGGTGGAGAAATTTACTTAGTTAATCGCCGTAACGGTTTGACTGAGACCCTGACAGGTGATGACTTGGCGGGTTTATTAGTCAATAACAATATTCAGATGGTTGTTTTAAATTCCTGTTTGGGGGCATATGGGGCAACCAATGATAGTGACGGGGAAACAGGTGAACGTAGTCTAACTGAAAGTTTGGTGAAGCGTGGTATTCGTAGTGTTTTAGCAATGTCAGAACGGATTCCTGATGATGTTGCTTTGACATTGACTCAACTTTTTTACCGTAATCTTTCCCAAGGCTACCCACTGGATTTATGTGTAAGTCGGATGCGTCAGGGTTTAATTACATCTTACGGGGCGCATCAAACCTATTGGGCATTACCAATTTTATATCTCCAATCAGATTTTGACGGGAATCTGAGTCCAAGTATCTATTTACCACCCATAGAATTATTGGATGAATTTGATGCATCTTTGCAAGGTGGTCAACCAGCATATTCTCCGCAATTGTCCCTACCCATGCAAGGAACAGAATCGACACCATTGTTAGGGGATACATCAGACCTTGACTGGCTGGGTGAAGGTACCTGGGGGGATTTGATGGATGATATTGTTGAGTATGATGATCCCCATTATGAAGATGCTAGCTATGCTGAGGATTCGGCAATAGTTTCAGATTTATTTCGTCAGCTTGATAATCAAAGACCAGCAGAATCACAAAATCAGGAGATTGCTGCCGAGGTCTTTACTGAGACGAATAGGGAAGAGGAAAGTATTCCTGGTATTGAAGTTTCGGAAGATTTAACTTCTGTGAATCGTCAAGTGGAAATTTGGCGCGAACAACGGGCAGTACGGGAAAATAGTTCCCAGAAGCAGGTATCACCGGGAAATCAAGTCACATCGCAGCGGGCAGAATTGGCAACAGTTGGGACTTATGAAGATAAAGAAGAGAGTTCTAGTGTTGCTAAGACTGTAGGGAAATCAATTGTTTCTAAAAGTTATAAACGTTACCTTTTACCAGTGATTGGTATTATTGGTGTCGGTGCGGTATCTTTAATTGGTTTGAACTGGTGGCAAAGTCAGCAATCACTTTTGCCTGATATTCAACAGTTTTCTGCCTCCCAACCGGGTATTACTACCACTCCTAATTTAAAGGAGGATAAAACTGAAATCATTACTGCCTATGCTGCTGAAAAACTTAGTCAGGGGGAAATTGAGGTAGGTTTGAAGGCAGTGGAAGAACTGCTGAATCGGAATGTTTTACCGTCGGTTGAAGCTGCTTTAAGTGTAGTTCCGAAAGAACAGGCTGATAATCCATTAGTCAATTTCTATAAAGGACGCTTGGCATGGCAATCGGTACAAATTGGTGATAAAAAATATAGTATTGATGATGCTCGGCGTTATTGGGAAACGGCGATTAAAGTAGAGCCTAATTCTTCGACTTATTTAAATGCAGTTGGATTTGCTTTCTATGCTGAAGGAAATTTAGATAAAGCGAATGATTCGTGGTTTAAAGCGTTAGATATAGCACTTAAAGAACAAAAGAGAGTAGCCCAACCAGTTGCCAATGCTGCCAAACCTATGCCGAGGGAGGCTGTAACTGCTTATGCGGGTTTAGCATTGGGGTTATATAAGTCAGCTTATGAAAAACAACCTCCTGGTAGTAAACGTCAGCAATATATTGAAGAGTCTGTGAAATTACGGAAGATAGTTGTCTCTGATGATCCTGAAAGTTTCCAGATTAATAAGTTGGCTCAAAATTGGTTGTGGACGGAAAA